The segment CTACCAAGGCGACGATGGGTAGCCGGCCTGAGAGGGTGTACGGCCACACTGGGACTGAGACACGGCCCAGACTCCTACGGGAGGCAGCAGTCGGGAATCTTGCGCAATGGGCGAAAGCCTGACGCAGCGACGCCGTGTGGGGGAGGAAGGCCTTCGGGTTGTAAACCCCTGTCATTGGGGACGAAATCACTCCTGCAAACAGTGGGGGTGGATGACGGTACCCAAGGAGGAAGCCCCGGCTAACTACGTGCCAGCAGCCGCGGTAATACGTAGGGGGCGAGCGTTGTCCGGAATTACTGGGCGTAAAGGGCGTGTAGGCGGTCGTTTAAGTCAGGTGTGAAAACCCAGGGCTCAACCCTGGGCCTGCACATGAAACTGGACGGCTTGAGGCTAGGAGAGGGAAGCGGAATTCCCGGTGTAGCGGTGAAATGCGTAGATATCGGGAGGAACACCAGTGGCGAAGGCGGCTTCCTGGACTAGACCTGACGCTGAGGCGCGAAAGCTAGGGGAGCGAACAGGATTAGATACCCTGGTAGTCCTAGCTGTAAACGATGGGCACTAGGTGTGGGAGGTATCGACCCCTCCCGTGCCGCAGCAAACGCATTAAGTGCCCCGCCTGGGGAGTACGACCGCAAGGTTGAAACTCAAAGGAATTGACGGGGGCCCGCACAAGCAGTGGAGCATGTGGTTTAATTCGAAGCAACGCGAAGAACCTTACCAGGGCTTGACATCCCCTGACCGTCGTGGAAACACGGTTTCCCGGGCTTGCCCGGGCAGGGAGACAGGTGCTGCATGGTTGTCGTCAGCTCGTGCCGTGAGGTGTTGGGTTAAGTCCCGCAACGAGCGCAACCCTCGTTCTTTGTTGCCAGCAGGTAAAGCTGGGCACTCAAAGGAGACTGCCGGAGACAATCCGGAGGAAGGTGGGGATGACGTCAAATCATCATGGCCTTTATGTCCTGGGCTACACACGTGCTACAATGGCCGGTACAACGGGTAGCGAAGGGGCGACCCGGAGCCAATCCCTTAAAGCCGGCCCCAGTTCGGATTGCAGGCTGCAACCCGCCTGCATGAAGTCGGAATTGCTAGTAATCGCGGATCAGAACGCCGCGGTGAATACGTTCCCGGGCCTTGTACACACCGCCCGTCACACCACGAAAGTTGGCAACACCCGAAGCCGGTAGGCTAACCTGCCCTAGGCAGGAGGCAGCCGTCGAAGGTGGGGCTGATGATTGGGGTGAAGTCGTAACAAGGTAGCCGTATCGGAAGGTGCGGCTGGATCACCTCCTTTCTAAGGAGTTCTTCTCCTAGGTCGATCCCTTGCCTCACAGTCCCTCATACGCTGTTNNNNNNNNNNNNNNNNNNNNNNNNNNNNNNNNNNNNNNNNNNNNNNNNNNNNNNNNNNNNNNNNNNNNNNNNNNNNNNNNNNNNNNNNNNNNNNNNNNNNTGGGGCTGATGATTGGGGTGAAGTCGTAACAAGGTAGCCGTATCGGAAGGTGCGGCTGGATCACCTCCTTTCTAAGGAGTTCTTCTCCTAGGTCGATCCCTTGCCTCACAGTCCCTCATACGCTGTTTAGTTCAATATTGCACCTTGACAAGGGCATAGGGAAGGGAAGAGTGAAGAAGCGAGGAGCCTGTAGCGACCCGCGAGGGGCGTTTGAGCGGGGAGTTACTGGCAAGTTAGGAAGGGCACACGGTGGATGCCTTGGCGCAAGGAGCCGAAGAAGGACGTGGCAGGCTGCGAAAAGCCCCGGGGAGCCGCGAGCGGGCATAGATCCGGGGATATCCGAATGGGGAAACCCGGCACGGGTAGTACCGTGTCATCCACGGCTGAACACATAGGCCGTGAGAGGGTAAGCGGGGGAACTGAAACATCTAAGTACCCCGAGGAGAAGAAATCAAACGAGATTCCCCAAGTAGCGGCGAGCGAAAGGGGAGGAGCCCAAACCCAAGGGGTGTGATAGCCCGCAGGCGTTGCCACTTGGGTGTAGAGGGGTTCGTCCGGGGGGTGCTGCGGCACTTCCGGGGAGTTACAAAAGTCATGTCTAGCCGAAGGGGGCTGGAAAGCCCTACCGTAGGAGGTAAGAGTCCTGTAGGCTAAAGGCATGACTCTCCCTGGGGCGGATACCCGAGTACCGCGGGGCACGAGGAATCCCGTGGGAATCAGGGGGGACCACCCTCCAAGGCTAAAGACTCCTTGCGACCGATAGCGGACAAGTACCGTGAGGGAAAGGTGAAAAGAACCCCGGAAGGGGAGTGAAATAGAACCTGAAACCGTGTGTCTACAAGCAGTCCGAGGCCCATAAGAGGCCGAGGGCGTGCCTATTGAAGAATGAACCGGCGAGTTATGAGTTGCAGCGAGGTTAAGGGGCAAAAGCTCCGGAGCCGAAGCGAAAGCGAGTCCGAACAGGGCGACATAGTTGCAGTTCATAGACCCGAAACCGAGTGATCTACCCATGGCCAGGGTGAAGCGTGGCTAAACCCACGTGAAGGCCCGAACCCATTAGCGTTGAAAAGCTATGGGATGAGTTGTGGGTAGGGGTGAAATGCCAATCGAACTCGGAGATAGCTGGTTCTCCCCGAAATAGCTTTAGGGCTAGCCTCGAGGATAAATGGAGGAGGTAGAGCACTGATTGGGCTAGGGGCCCCACAAGGTTACTGAACCCATTCAAACTCCGAATGCCTCCATGGAGACTTCGGGAGTCAGACTGCGGGGGATAAGCTTCGCAGTCAAAAGGGAAACAGCCCAGACCGTCGGCTAAGGCCCCAAAGAGCGGGCTAAGTGGTAAAGGATGTGGGGTTGCCCAAACAACCAGGATGTTGGCTTAGAAGCAGCCACCATTGAAAGAGTGCGTAATAGCTCACTGGTCGAGTGGCCCTGCGCCGAAAATCCAAGGGGGCTCAAGTCCGCCGCCGAAGCCACGGACCCCAAAGTGGGTGGTAGGGGAGCGTTCCCTGGGCATCGAAGCCGTACCGTAAGGAGCGGTGGAGCCCAGGGAAGTGAGAATGCCGGTATGAGTAGCGAAAAGGAGGGTGAGAATCCCTCCCGCCGCAAGCCTAAGGTTTCCTGAGCAAGGCTCGTCCACTCAGGGTTAGTCGGGACCTAAGTCGAGGCCGAAGGGCGTAGACGATGGATGACCGGTTGATATTCCGGTACCACCTTGGCGGCGCTTGAGCGAAGGGGTAACGCGGAAGGGTAGGCACAGCGCGCCGTTGGTCGTGCGCGTCCAAGCCCGTAGGGAGAGGAGGCAGGCAAATCCGCTTTCTCAATCCCGAGAGGTGATGGGGAGGGAAATTACAGTACCGAACTGGCTGAACCCATGCCGCCGAGAAAAGCCTCTAGCGAGTCGCCGGGTGCCCGTACCGCAAACCGACACAGGTAGGCGAGGAGAGGATCCTAAGGCGCGCGGGATAACCCTCGTTAAGGAACTCGGCAAAATGACCCCGTAACTTCGGGAGAAGGGGTGCCCTGACTGGTGATTGTTAAACTTCATGAGCCGGTTGGGGCCGCAGAGAAACGGCCCAAGCGACTGTTTACCAAAAACACAGGTCTCTGCTAAGGCGAAAGCCGAAGTATAGGGGCTGACGCCTGCCCAGTGCTGGAAGGTTAAGGGGAGGGGTTAGGGCAATAGCTCGAAGCTCTGAACCAAAGCCCCAGTAAACGGCGGCCGTAACTATAACGGTCCTAAGGTAGCGAAATTCCTTGTCGGGTAAGTTCCGACCCGCACGAAAGGCGTAACGACTTGGGCGCTGTCTCAACGAGGGACCCGGTGAAATTGAAGTACCTGTGAAGATGCAGGTTACCTGCGGCTGGACAGAAAGACCCCGTGGAGCTTTACTGTAACCTGACATTGGATTTTGGTCCTGCATGTACAGGATAGGTGGGAGGCTTGGAAACCGGGACGCCAGTCCCGGCGGAGCCAGCGGTGGGATACCACCCTTGGAGTATCGGAGTTCTAACCGTGGGCCGTTATCCGGTCCAGGGACAGTGTCAGGCGGGCAGTTTGACTGGGGCGGTCGCCTCCCAAAAGGTAACGGAGGCGCCCAAAGGTTCCCTCAGCGCGGTTGGAAATCGCGCCAAGAGTGCAAAGGCAGAAGGGAGCCTGACTGTGAGAGGGACACCTCGAGCAGGGACGAAAGTCGGGCTTAGTGATCCGGCGGTTCCGAGTGGAAGGGCCGTCGCTCAACGGATAAAAGCTACCCCGGGGATAACAGGCTTATCTCCCCCAAGAGTTCACATCGACGGGGAGGTTTGGCACCTCGATGTCGGCTCATCGCATCCTGGGGCTGAAGCAGGTCCCAAGGGTTCGGCTGTTCGCCGATTAAAGCGGTACGTGAGCTGGGTTCAGAACGTCGTGAGACAGTTCGGTCCCTATCCGCCGCAGGCGCAGGAAACTTGAGGGGGGCCGCCCCTAGTACGAGAGGACCGGGGCGGACGGACCAATGGTGTACCGGTTGTCGTGCCAACGGCATAAGCCGGGTAGCTATGTCCGGTCGGGATAAGCGCTGAAAGCATCTAAGCGCGAAACCTGCCCCAAGATGAGGTTTCCCATCCGGTTAGCGGAGTAAGACCCCAGGTAGAACACCTGGTCGATAGGCCGGGGGTGTAAGGGCAGCAATGCCTTCAGCTTACCGGTACTAATAGGTCGAGGACTTGCCAGTAACTCCCCGCCCAAACGCTCTAATCCCCTCTTCCCCCCTTTGCCCTAACCTTTCCGGTGGCCATTGCGGAGGGGCCACACCCGTTCCCATCCCGAACACGGAAGTTAAGCCCTCCTGCGCCCATGGTACTCGGCGGGTCGCCGCCCGGGAGAGTAGGTCGCCGCCGGAATGCCTTTCTAACAGCCCCCGTTACACACTCTAACGGGGGCTGTTATCTCATTTCTTGTGGCATCAGGGGTGCCTTGAGTGGGAATCCTACTGTCTTGGGGGATTCAGCTGCGAACAGCCCTACTTCCCATTGGTATCATCCTAGTCACGGGGCACGCCTTCATTATGGGATTGCCCCCCTTGGCCATGGAGCCTTCGCAACACCTCATCGTGGACAAGATGAAAAACGAGATGTTCCTTTACGAACAGGGCAGGCTCGTGGAGCGCTTTAACGTGGCTACCGGGCGACGTCCAGACATGACTCCGGAGGGCAGGTTCTACGTAGTATCAAAGTCGCTGGTTCCCAATGAGCCTGAACAACGGTACCTGTTCGGCACCAGGTGGATGGGATTGGGTGTGCCCGGCGGGGAGAAGGGTGATGTCTACGGCATTCACGGGACCGGGCAGCCCGGAACCCTGGGCGGCCATGAGTCTGCAGGGTGTATCAGGATGGGCATTCGCGATGCCGAGAGACTCTACGACAGGGTCAGGGAAGGGGATACAGTAGTCTACATCATGTCTCACCGGTACTCCATTCTCATCCATCGCGCCATGAACCCTGCCTACTGAAGACGGGCCTGGGTCCTTTTACCCCTCAACATTCTTCCTCAATGATAATAGATTGACACCAGTGTCTATATATCCTAATATAGCGATAGCACTATATAACGAGGTGGCTCTCATGGACACTGGACCCTACCACGATAAGGTGGAGTTGCTTAAGGCTCTGGCCCACCCTACCCGCCTCTGTATTGTCCACGGATTGGTATCCAGGGGAGAGTGCAATGTAGCTGGTATCCAGCACTGCCTGGAAATGCCCCAGTCCACGGTGTCCCAGCAGCTGGCAATTCTCAGGCTGAAGGGAATAGTCCGGTCAGAGCGTTCCGGGACCGAGGTAAGGTACTCCGTGGGCAACGACAAGGCCAGGGAGATCGTATCGGTGCTTTTTGAGAATGACGTACCTTTTGTGTGGGACAAAGCGCAGAAAGGGAGCGCCAGTACAGGGAGGGCTGGAGATGGACGGCAATAGGTTGGTAATCATCGGTGGAGTGGCGGCGGGAACAAAGGTGGCCGCCAGGGCGCGCAGGGAGAACCCTGAGCTTGACATTACCTTGATTACCAGGGAGAGCCACATATCGTACGCAGGGTGCGGCATGCCATACTACCTGGGGGGTATCATCAAGAACAAGAAGGAACTGCTCGTCAAGTCCCCCAGGGAGTTCGAAGCCGAGATGAATGTTAAGGTTCTCACTGAGCATGAGGCTGTATCGGTCCTTCCTGGAGAACACATAGTGGAGGTCGTCAGCAACAGGACCGGCGAGAAGAGTGCAGTCAGCTTCGATCGCCTGGTGCTAGCCACAGGGGCAACCCCCTTCATCCCGCCCATCCCCGGTGCTGGACTAAAAAACGTGTTCACCCTCCGTACCGTTGAGGACGCCGTGGCCATTCGAGACCG is part of the Bacillota bacterium genome and harbors:
- a CDS encoding L,D-transpeptidase — encoded protein: MGILLSWGIQLRTALLPIGIILVTGHAFIMGLPPLAMEPSQHLIVDKMKNEMFLYEQGRLVERFNVATGRRPDMTPEGRFYVVSKSLVPNEPEQRYLFGTRWMGLGVPGGEKGDVYGIHGTGQPGTLGGHESAGCIRMGIRDAERLYDRVREGDTVVYIMSHRYSILIHRAMNPAY
- a CDS encoding metalloregulator ArsR/SmtB family transcription factor, coding for MDTGPYHDKVELLKALAHPTRLCIVHGLVSRGECNVAGIQHCLEMPQSTVSQQLAILRLKGIVRSERSGTEVRYSVGNDKAREIVSVLFENDVPFVWDKAQKGSASTGRAGDGRQ